A part of Dehalococcoidia bacterium genomic DNA contains:
- a CDS encoding gamma carbonic anhydrase family protein, whose product MSIYSFEGKKPNINPKAHIHESAQIIGDVVIGANCFVGAGAILRGDYGSIQIGDRVAVEEGCIIHAPPGETCTIDSDVILGHGAVVHCSEIASHVRLGIGAIVSIHSKVETWVVIGDGAVVAFNKTLSSGKVYVGNPAKPVRALNDDDRKMTHLAMQLYADLCDRYHAGLKRLS is encoded by the coding sequence TTGAGTATCTATAGTTTTGAAGGCAAGAAGCCGAACATCAATCCCAAAGCTCACATCCACGAGAGCGCCCAGATCATCGGCGATGTGGTGATCGGAGCCAACTGCTTTGTTGGAGCAGGCGCTATTCTGAGAGGCGACTACGGCAGCATACAGATCGGTGATAGAGTCGCCGTTGAGGAAGGATGCATCATTCATGCGCCTCCGGGGGAGACCTGCACAATCGACTCTGATGTAATCCTGGGACACGGAGCCGTTGTGCACTGTTCGGAAATTGCTTCTCACGTCAGACTGGGGATAGGCGCTATCGTTTCCATTCACTCGAAAGTGGAAACCTGGGTAGTGATCGGCGATGGAGCAGTGGTAGCTTTCAATAAGACGTTATCTTCGGGAAAAGTATACGTGGGCAATCCGGCCAAGCCCGTCAGAGCGCTCAATGACGACGACAGAAAGATGACTCATCTGGCAATGCAGCTTTACGCTGATCTCTGCGACCGCTATCACGCCGGATTGAAGCGCCTGTCGTAG
- a CDS encoding Mrp/NBP35 family ATP-binding protein — MVTREQVEEALEKIMVPGVKRSVIQMNLLRDVEINGSRMKLSLSKAAIAEDVQNWIRGTVQIELQGLDGISEVAVNFEESTPKDINKIDKVVAVMSGKGGVGKSLVTGLIALAMSRQDKKVGILDADITGPSIPMMFGIKDRPWGSETGLLPLVSRTGIEIMSMNFLLPNEDDAVIWRGPLIAKTITQFWEDVLWGKLDYLMLDLPPGTADVPLTIMQSIPLSGVILVFTPQDLTAMVVRKAVKMAQQMNVPILGVVENMSYFLIPETGKNIHLFGQSKAAEMARIAGGPMLGQIPIDPEIAKLCDEGNIENYDSEFFKNFQEKVTGILSPGN, encoded by the coding sequence ATGGTTACAAGAGAACAAGTCGAGGAGGCGCTGGAGAAAATCATGGTCCCCGGCGTCAAACGTAGTGTGATTCAAATGAATCTGCTACGTGATGTGGAAATAAACGGCAGTAGGATGAAGTTGTCCCTATCCAAGGCAGCCATAGCGGAAGATGTCCAGAACTGGATCAGGGGAACCGTTCAAATCGAGCTTCAAGGCCTGGATGGCATCAGTGAAGTGGCGGTGAATTTTGAGGAGTCCACGCCCAAGGATATCAACAAGATCGACAAGGTGGTTGCCGTGATGAGCGGCAAGGGCGGAGTGGGCAAGTCTCTGGTGACCGGCCTCATTGCGCTGGCAATGTCCAGACAGGACAAGAAGGTCGGCATCCTTGATGCCGATATTACCGGTCCCAGCATCCCCATGATGTTCGGCATCAAAGATCGTCCGTGGGGCAGTGAGACAGGCCTCCTGCCTCTGGTTTCCAGGACAGGAATCGAGATCATGTCGATGAATTTTCTACTGCCCAACGAAGACGATGCCGTGATCTGGCGCGGGCCTTTGATCGCAAAAACGATCACCCAATTCTGGGAAGATGTTCTCTGGGGCAAACTCGATTATCTGATGCTCGACCTGCCACCTGGAACCGCCGATGTCCCGCTGACCATCATGCAATCAATACCCCTCTCCGGAGTGATCCTTGTCTTTACACCCCAGGACCTCACCGCGATGGTGGTACGCAAGGCAGTGAAAATGGCCCAGCAGATGAACGTCCCCATCCTGGGAGTGGTCGAGAACATGAGCTATTTCTTGATACCCGAGACCGGCAAGAACATTCATCTTTTTGGTCAGAGCAAGGCTGCTGAAATGGCCAGGATCGCCGGAGGCCCGATGCTGGGACAGATACCGATAGACCCTGAGATTGCCAAACTCTGCGATGAGGGAAACATCGAGAACTACGATTCCGAATTCTTCAAGAATTTTCAGGAAAAAGTGACAGGCATTCTTTCGCCCGGGAATTAG
- a CDS encoding sulfite exporter TauE/SafE family protein, which produces MPLWEIIIACVLAGGLAIPFSMVGQGGGSTYVPILLAVGMGMHEASTTSLFMIMLASISATLVFGRSKTVDWRLLLAVAIPSLGSSFAGGFVAQWISVSALKITFAVVLMIAAVFMLRPVSNEGTAPAFMPRIKTWDRTCGGFEYRIDLLVIPVVTLAGFIAGMIGVGGGLFVLPLLALLFGCPMRIAIGVSSTYVGLAATTGFVGHLAGGDPFDIWVALPLAAAAFIGARIGPSISLKTSIPTLRRVLAVILVGLAAWMIIKLFV; this is translated from the coding sequence ATGCCCCTATGGGAAATCATTATCGCCTGTGTGCTGGCCGGAGGGCTGGCAATACCCTTCTCCATGGTAGGCCAGGGAGGTGGCTCGACCTATGTTCCGATCCTCTTGGCGGTGGGAATGGGAATGCACGAGGCATCCACCACCAGCCTTTTCATGATCATGCTGGCCAGCATATCGGCGACCCTTGTGTTTGGACGCAGCAAGACTGTCGATTGGAGACTCCTTCTCGCGGTGGCGATCCCGTCTCTGGGTTCATCCTTTGCGGGAGGATTCGTAGCTCAATGGATCAGCGTGTCGGCTCTCAAGATCACCTTTGCCGTTGTGCTGATGATTGCCGCCGTGTTTATGCTACGCCCGGTGAGCAATGAAGGAACAGCGCCCGCCTTCATGCCCCGGATCAAGACATGGGACAGGACATGCGGTGGTTTCGAATACCGAATAGACCTGCTGGTAATACCTGTTGTGACGCTGGCCGGGTTCATTGCCGGAATGATCGGCGTGGGCGGAGGGCTTTTCGTCCTGCCGCTGCTGGCGCTCCTTTTCGGCTGTCCCATGCGGATTGCCATCGGGGTATCCTCAACTTATGTGGGACTGGCAGCCACTACCGGATTTGTGGGACATTTAGCAGGGGGCGATCCCTTCGATATCTGGGTGGCCCTGCCGCTGGCGGCAGCCGCTTTCATCGGGGCGCGAATCGGCCCCAGCATATCGCTAAAGACCAGCATCCCCACGCTACGGCGAGTACTCGCGGTAATTCTGGTGGGCCTGGCAGCTTGGATGATCATCAAGCTATTTGTCTGA
- a CDS encoding FmdE family protein, with protein MNTRPPEWAFEFHGHLCPFMPLGYRMGKRAMEELGVEHEKDHGFFVIPELGIGHPQTCLMDGIQVATGATYGKSLMEKTFWGKLAAVFYHPEKGAIRLSLKADFVDEFGKQEFFAYRKRGVEPSGIPADITDKAMGWTDAQPDEKVFKIEKLPEYRFKRVKGSFNKSKCVKCGEYVFERYVRMANGEPHCIPCSGYDR; from the coding sequence ATGAATACCAGACCACCGGAATGGGCATTTGAGTTCCACGGGCATCTCTGTCCCTTTATGCCATTGGGCTATCGCATGGGTAAACGGGCAATGGAGGAATTGGGGGTTGAGCATGAAAAAGACCACGGGTTCTTTGTCATTCCGGAGTTAGGGATCGGCCATCCACAGACATGCTTAATGGATGGTATTCAGGTGGCTACGGGGGCTACCTACGGCAAGTCGCTGATGGAGAAGACCTTCTGGGGCAAGCTGGCAGCCGTCTTCTATCATCCCGAAAAGGGAGCCATTCGGTTGTCGCTGAAGGCCGATTTTGTGGATGAGTTCGGTAAACAGGAATTCTTCGCTTATCGTAAGCGCGGTGTGGAACCTTCCGGAATCCCTGCTGATATCACCGACAAGGCAATGGGCTGGACGGACGCGCAGCCGGATGAGAAGGTCTTCAAGATTGAGAAGCTCCCGGAATACCGGTTCAAACGGGTTAAAGGATCGTTCAACAAGTCCAAATGTGTCAAGTGCGGAGAATATGTCTTTGAGCGCTATGTACGCATGGCCAACGGCGAGCCCCATTGCATCCCCTGTTCCGGATATGACCGGTGA